One window of Papaver somniferum cultivar HN1 chromosome 9, ASM357369v1, whole genome shotgun sequence genomic DNA carries:
- the LOC113308774 gene encoding uncharacterized protein LOC113308774, translating to MWYLGERSWRQNHPTFGIPRNPPFKIGEVSHEKAKLVKEAGWVDANMFVKAVSYNMYLRYWRHVTNFHQFVTKVDWVVELHGVDGDRVKHLIQRPAQHVPIPPPQQLSYPEAYNLVQEHADFNRAFREFVLYETEDRMIRLKAKDEVIRGLAARNNYLEDQMQFRMQQTPRPPIGFGSFSETIPPAVWAPVSQASTMSSVNPHPRMTFIPPRQTPSHTPTDE from the exons ATGTGGTACCTAGGAGAACGATCTTGGAGGCAAAATCATCCTACTTTTGGAATTCCTAGAAATCCACCATTTAAAATTGGCGAGGTCAGTCATGAGAAAGCAAAACTTGTGAAAGAAGCTGGATGGGTAGATGCAAATATGTTTGTGAAAGCTGTTTCATATAATATGTATCTGCGATATTGGCGACATGTAACTAACTTCCATCAATTCGTGACCAAAGTCGATTGGGTAGTTGAATTACACGGGGTTGATGGTGACCGTGTTAAACACCTTATTCAACGACCTGCTCAGCATGTACCtattccaccaccacaacaattATCATAC CCTGAAGCTTATAATCTAGTTCAAGAACATGCCGATTTTAATCGTGCGTTTCGCGAGTTTGTATTATATGAAACGGAAGACAGGATGATACGTTTAAAGGCAAAAGATGAAGTAATACGAGGCCTTGCAGCTCGTAACAATTACCTGGAGGATCAGATGCAATTCCGTATGCAACAAACGCCGCGTCCCCCTATTGGATTCGGCAGTTTTTCTGAAACTATCCCACCAGCGGTGTGGGCTCCAGTGAGTCAAGCATCAACAATGTCGTCTGTTAACCCCCATCCGAGAATGACGTTTATCCCACCACGGCAAACACCATCGCATACTCCTACTGATGAATAA
- the LOC113311460 gene encoding uncharacterized protein LOC113311460 produces MTWSHTRIKIPRNREAGDILLWNDYFSDNPTYPANIFRRRFRMRRELFNRILADVVSRNPYFAQKRDACGILGLSPHQKVTAAIRMLAYGCAADAIDEYLRIGETTVLEATRRFCKTIVVLYGKEYLRSPTAESGVYTAYKGSESIVLEAVVSHDLWFWHAFFGMPGSCNDINVMNRSYIFRKLINGKTPPVNFEVNGHAYDMGYYLGDGIYPQIATIVMAIKQPDSPKKYKFSSMQEGARKDVERGFGVLQQQFAIVKQPARMWNPDVLAYIMKTVIILHNMIVEDERLPGDWPHEYDSRSRSAPVNISRVGTEELSRMRAAHRRHAIHNKETHFRLRQDLIEHIWSNFGDNY; encoded by the exons ATGACATGGTCTCATACTCGTATAAAAATACCAAGAAATCGTGAAGCCGGAGATATACTTCTCTGGAATGACTACTTTTCTGACAACCCCACCTACCCAGCTAACATATTTCGTAGGAGATTCAGAATGCGGCGAGAATTGTTCAACCGAATATTGGCAGATGTAGTGTCTAGAAATCCTTATTTTGCTCAAAAAAGAGATGCTTGTGGCATTCTTGGATTATCCCCTCATCAGAAAGTAACTGCAGCAATCcgaatgttagcttatggatgtgcAGCAGATGCAATAGATGAGTATTTACGCATTGGAGAAACCACCGTTTTAGAAGCAACCCGTCGGTTTTGCAAGACGATTGTGGTAttatatgggaaagaatatttacgCTCACCAACTGCGG AATCAGGAgtatacaccgcgtataaagggagtgaAAGTATTGTGCTAGAGGCAGTGGTGTCACATGATCTCTGGTTTTGGCATGcgttttttggtatgcccggctcCTGCAATGATATTAATGTAATGAATCGTTCTTATATTTTTCGAAAACTTATCAACGGGAAAACACCACCGGTGAACTTTGAAGTAAACGGGCATGCATATGATATGGGATATTATCTCGGTGATGGCATTTATCCACAGATTGCTACTATTGTGATGGCCATTAAACAACCAGATTCCccgaaaaaatataaattttcatcgatgcaagagggagCACGGAAAGATGTAGAGCGTGGATTTGGTGTACTGCAACAACAATTTGCCATTGTCAAACAACCTGCACGAATGTGGAACccggatgtgcttgcctatataatGAAAACGGTTATtattttacataatatgatagtggaGGATGAGCGTCTTCCCGGTGATTGGCCACATGAATATGACTCACGTAGCAGGTCGGCACCGGTGAATATATCGAGGGTAGGTACTGAGGAACTTTCCAGAATGAGAGCTGCACATCGGCGTCATGCTATACACAATAAAGAAACACATTTTCGCTTGCGTCAAGATTTAATCGAACACATATGGTCAAATTTTGGAGATAATTATTAA